A genome region from Streptomyces antimycoticus includes the following:
- a CDS encoding YeeE/YedE family protein: protein MTTAPPAEAAKNAALLSPSPTSVPRPEAPAAPPVRRVPLAVSGLLGAALTAYVWSAHGAKPGVLLLLGLALGIALFHSRFGFTSAWRQLVAVGNGTGLRAHTLLLGTTATLFALLIGTKTGLFGSVPAPSGGPLGFGLLIGSFVFAVGMQLGGACASGTLFAVGSGQTSIVLTLGGFIGGATLAAWQFDLWKDLPSLEPVVMADHIGWFGSWAVTILVLAAIVLVSRRVQARRNPPPIGAVPSARGAAARVLRGSWPLAVGALALAVLGAGVLLVSGGAWGVTSAFSLWGAELVRALGGHPESWSWWQQPGNKEMLAGPVLADKTSLTDIGIMIGAAVAAALGGTWTLHRGVPWRTATAAVLGGVLMGIGARLAGGCNIGAYLAGIASGSLHGWVWGGFALLGTWAGLKLRPLFGLGNPKPGDGVC, encoded by the coding sequence GTGACCACCGCCCCGCCCGCCGAGGCAGCGAAGAACGCCGCACTGCTGTCCCCCTCGCCCACCTCCGTGCCCCGGCCGGAGGCGCCCGCCGCGCCGCCGGTGCGCCGGGTGCCGCTCGCCGTGTCCGGGCTGCTCGGCGCGGCGCTGACCGCGTATGTCTGGTCCGCCCACGGGGCCAAGCCCGGCGTTCTGCTGCTGCTCGGCCTCGCCCTGGGAATCGCCCTCTTCCACTCCCGCTTCGGCTTCACCTCCGCCTGGCGGCAGCTGGTCGCCGTCGGCAATGGCACCGGCCTGCGCGCCCACACTCTGCTGCTCGGCACCACGGCCACGCTGTTCGCCCTGCTCATCGGCACCAAGACCGGGCTGTTCGGATCCGTACCGGCGCCCTCCGGCGGACCGCTCGGCTTCGGGCTGCTGATCGGCTCGTTCGTCTTCGCCGTCGGCATGCAGCTCGGTGGGGCCTGCGCCTCCGGCACCCTCTTCGCGGTCGGCTCGGGACAGACGTCGATCGTGCTCACACTCGGCGGCTTCATCGGCGGTGCGACCCTGGCCGCCTGGCAGTTCGACCTGTGGAAGGACCTGCCGTCGCTGGAGCCGGTCGTCATGGCAGACCACATCGGCTGGTTCGGCTCCTGGGCGGTGACGATCCTCGTGCTCGCCGCCATCGTCCTGGTCAGCCGTCGCGTCCAGGCTCGCCGCAACCCGCCGCCAATCGGTGCGGTGCCCTCCGCGCGCGGTGCCGCCGCCCGTGTCCTGCGCGGCTCCTGGCCGCTGGCGGTCGGCGCCCTGGCGCTGGCCGTGCTGGGCGCCGGAGTGCTGCTCGTCTCGGGCGGTGCATGGGGCGTCACCAGTGCCTTCAGCCTGTGGGGAGCGGAGCTGGTGCGAGCGCTCGGCGGCCACCCGGAGAGCTGGAGCTGGTGGCAGCAGCCCGGAAACAAGGAGATGCTCGCCGGTCCGGTGCTCGCCGACAAGACCAGTCTCACCGACATCGGCATCATGATCGGCGCGGCCGTCGCCGCGGCGCTCGGCGGCACCTGGACCCTGCACCGCGGCGTGCCGTGGCGGACGGCGACCGCGGCGGTGCTCGGCGGGGTGCTGATGGGCATCGGTGCCCGGCTCGCGGGCGGCTGCAACATCGGCGCCTACCTCGCGGGCATCGCCTCCGGCAGCCTGCACGGCTGGGTCTGGGGCGGCTTCGCCCTCCTCGGCACCTGGGCCGGGCTGAAGCTGCGGCCGCTCTTCGGACTCGGGAACCCCAAGCCGGGCGACGGCGTCTGCTGA
- a CDS encoding helix-turn-helix domain-containing protein, which yields MDNPDNPAEDVLAGVGPRLRALRRARSATLAALANETGLTASTLSRLENGKLRPTLEQLLPLARAHGVPLDDLVAAPPTGDPRIHLRPVRRSGLVMVPLTRRAGGIQAYKVIYPPAGRSPTMKPQTHEGYEWFYVLDGHARFVLGEREFRLGAGEAAEFDTRIPHWIGSADSRPAEVLTLFGAQGERAHLAPAGH from the coding sequence ATGGACAACCCGGACAACCCCGCGGAAGACGTGCTGGCCGGAGTGGGACCGCGGCTGCGTGCCCTGCGCCGGGCGCGGAGCGCCACGCTGGCGGCGCTGGCGAACGAGACCGGCCTCACGGCGAGCACCCTGTCCCGTCTCGAGAACGGCAAGCTCCGCCCCACGCTGGAGCAGCTGCTGCCCCTGGCCCGGGCGCACGGCGTCCCGCTCGACGATCTCGTCGCGGCGCCGCCCACCGGCGACCCGCGCATCCACCTGCGGCCGGTGCGGCGATCCGGGCTGGTGATGGTGCCGCTGACCAGGCGGGCCGGCGGTATCCAGGCCTACAAGGTCATCTATCCGCCCGCCGGCCGGTCACCCACGATGAAGCCGCAGACCCACGAGGGATACGAGTGGTTCTACGTCCTGGACGGACACGCCAGGTTTGTGCTCGGCGAGCGGGAGTTCCGGCTCGGCGCCGGCGAGGCGGCGGAGTTCGACACCCGCATACCGCACTGGATCGGCAGTGCCGACAGCCGGCCCGCGGAGGTGCTCACCCTGTTCGGCGCACAGGGAGAGCGCGCACATCTGGCACCGGCCGGGCACTGA
- a CDS encoding class I SAM-dependent methyltransferase yields MDSTQGRRPTGHAGDQGTADADAAQFWERHYGTRRSWDAHVNPLLAETAAPLHPGAALDLGCGPGGDAIWLAQQGWHVTAVDISTTAVERVRERARDLGVGDRVATEQHDLARSFPAGQFDLVSAQYFHTPFSLPRSRVLRTAAGALRPGGLLLIVDHGSTAPWSWNQDPDIHYPTPTEIAAELDLDPAHWSVLRAGMPGRQATGPAGESATVIDNVLLVQRRDRRTAA; encoded by the coding sequence ATGGATTCCACGCAAGGTCGACGACCCACTGGCCACGCCGGGGATCAGGGCACGGCGGACGCGGACGCCGCGCAGTTCTGGGAGCGGCACTACGGCACCCGGCGGAGCTGGGACGCGCATGTCAACCCGCTGCTCGCCGAGACCGCCGCTCCGCTGCACCCCGGCGCCGCTCTGGATCTGGGCTGCGGCCCCGGCGGCGACGCCATCTGGCTGGCCCAGCAGGGCTGGCATGTCACCGCCGTGGACATCTCCACCACGGCCGTCGAACGGGTGCGGGAGCGCGCCCGCGATCTCGGCGTCGGGGACCGGGTCGCCACCGAACAGCACGATCTGGCCCGCAGCTTCCCGGCCGGCCAGTTCGATCTGGTCTCCGCCCAGTACTTCCACACCCCGTTCTCGCTGCCCCGCAGCCGAGTCCTGCGCACCGCCGCGGGGGCGCTGCGCCCCGGCGGGCTCCTGCTGATCGTCGACCACGGCTCCACCGCGCCCTGGTCGTGGAACCAGGACCCCGACATCCACTACCCCACGCCCACCGAGATCGCCGCCGAACTCGATCTCGACCCCGCGCACTGGTCCGTGCTGCGCGCCGGGATGCCCGGCCGCCAGGCCACCGGACCCGCTGGTGAGAGCGCCACCGTCATCGACAACGTCCTGCTCGTCCAGCGACGCGACCGCCGGACGGCCGCCTGA
- a CDS encoding DinB family protein, producing the protein MHESSAQRSRTRRKETGPPATGADEKATLRGFLDYLRNSVADKAAGVPEPQVRTGGVPSGTSLLGLLKHLAFVERFYFLGEDAGDWPATMRPSAQDTLDGVLADYRKTIERANRVIDACPDLALPAPRAPRRGSAPSMRWVLVHMIEETGRHAGHADILREQIDGSTGR; encoded by the coding sequence ATGCACGAAAGCAGTGCCCAGCGATCCCGGACTCGGAGGAAGGAAACCGGCCCTCCGGCGACCGGCGCCGATGAGAAGGCCACCCTGCGGGGCTTCCTCGACTATCTGCGGAACTCGGTCGCGGACAAGGCCGCGGGCGTACCGGAACCGCAGGTCCGAACGGGTGGAGTGCCCTCGGGCACCAGCCTCCTCGGACTGCTCAAGCATCTGGCGTTCGTCGAGCGGTTCTACTTCCTCGGCGAGGACGCCGGCGACTGGCCCGCGACCATGCGGCCGTCCGCGCAGGACACCCTCGACGGCGTGCTCGCCGACTACCGCAAGACCATCGAGCGGGCGAACCGCGTCATCGACGCCTGCCCGGATCTGGCTCTCCCCGCTCCGCGGGCCCCGCGCCGGGGGTCGGCGCCGTCGATGCGCTGGGTCCTGGTGCACATGATCGAGGAGACCGGCCGGCACGCCGGTCACGCCGACATCCTCCGTGAGCAGATCGACGGATCCACCGGCCGCTGA
- a CDS encoding TetR/AcrR family transcriptional regulator, with amino-acid sequence MSPTRAASTDPRAARVRAQLKEAAFALVHERRVADISVADITGRADVSRQVFYQHFRDRDDAVAGAVGDALRTAVGTEEPGGAGAGPMAPVHRLVDFAAEHAELYHNLYPSAASQRAADTFRDLVRPACRRLAEQVIAHRATEAGEGPAVSEADAAALTALLVGGIFEVIRRWTDLRLQHPDTTSPESARRMLDTCLRLLGCEIGPPGR; translated from the coding sequence GTGAGCCCCACCCGAGCGGCGAGCACCGATCCCAGGGCGGCCCGCGTGCGCGCGCAGCTCAAGGAGGCCGCGTTCGCGCTGGTGCACGAGCGGCGGGTGGCGGACATCTCCGTCGCCGACATCACCGGCCGCGCCGATGTCAGCCGGCAGGTCTTCTACCAGCACTTCCGTGACCGCGACGACGCCGTGGCGGGCGCGGTCGGCGATGCCCTGCGCACGGCCGTGGGCACCGAGGAGCCCGGCGGGGCCGGAGCCGGTCCGATGGCCCCCGTCCACCGGCTCGTCGACTTCGCCGCCGAGCACGCGGAGCTGTACCACAACCTGTATCCCAGTGCCGCCTCCCAGCGGGCGGCCGACACCTTCCGCGACCTCGTACGTCCCGCCTGCCGGCGGCTGGCCGAGCAGGTCATCGCACACCGCGCGACCGAAGCGGGCGAGGGCCCCGCCGTCTCCGAGGCCGACGCGGCAGCCCTCACGGCCCTGCTCGTCGGCGGGATCTTCGAGGTCATCCGCCGCTGGACCGACCTCCGCCTCCAGCACCCCGACACCACCTCCCCGGAGAGCGCACGCCGCATGCTGGACACCTGTCTGCGGCTGCTGGGCTGCGAGATCGGCCCTCCTGGGCGGTAG
- a CDS encoding CoA transferase, whose translation METTEPKLLAEAMIKGVRERATTDDFDPHAELRDILAPLGMSPEDCGGTVTFLKKDPLMPSATRLGGAAAVALVQQSVVAAKLWRMRTGIGQDITVDLGQAIRRLAPASEFTWETLNGYPADIPDRFVGAYLSFYKTADDRHIIPANIYPGIKSKTLEALDCADNPPALAKAIARHTADELERLGERHGIVFAKVRTVEEFTGEPVFDYLASRPLIEIEKIGDSDPEPLPAWGTHPLSGIRALGMGHVIAGAGIGRSLASLGADVLNVWRVMEWEQDPLLATANVGVRSTRLPVREPAGREQLYELLRGADIFYANRRPGLLTELGVDADQATRVRPGLIHVTASAFGEGGPWGARVGFDQVAGTVTGMVAAEGSLAEPQLPPTSIINDYLVAWLGATGAMAALARRAVEGGSYRVHVSLTRAAMWATTLGYFDWDYVRRTVGTGGDHELVDPQLFTSLTPLGIYQGVTENVTLSRTPHHYMNVLSPRGADQPAWLPRPRRPDVSAMLKILRG comes from the coding sequence ATGGAGACCACCGAGCCGAAGCTGTTGGCCGAGGCGATGATCAAGGGGGTGCGCGAGCGTGCCACCACCGACGACTTCGATCCGCACGCCGAACTCCGGGACATCCTGGCCCCATTGGGCATGAGCCCCGAGGACTGCGGCGGCACGGTCACCTTCCTCAAGAAGGACCCGCTGATGCCCAGCGCCACCCGGCTCGGCGGCGCCGCGGCGGTCGCGCTGGTCCAGCAGTCCGTGGTCGCCGCCAAGCTGTGGCGGATGCGCACCGGTATCGGCCAGGACATCACCGTCGACCTCGGCCAGGCCATCCGGCGCCTGGCACCGGCCTCGGAGTTCACCTGGGAGACCCTCAACGGGTATCCGGCCGATATCCCCGATCGCTTCGTCGGCGCGTACCTGAGCTTCTACAAGACCGCGGACGACCGCCACATCATCCCCGCGAACATCTATCCCGGCATCAAGTCGAAGACGCTGGAGGCGCTGGACTGCGCCGACAACCCCCCGGCACTGGCCAAGGCGATCGCCCGGCACACCGCCGACGAGCTGGAGCGGCTGGGCGAACGGCACGGGATCGTCTTCGCCAAGGTGCGTACCGTCGAGGAGTTCACCGGCGAGCCGGTCTTCGACTACCTGGCATCCCGCCCGCTGATCGAGATCGAGAAGATCGGCGACTCCGACCCCGAGCCGCTGCCCGCCTGGGGCACCCATCCGCTGTCCGGCATCCGCGCGCTCGGCATGGGCCACGTCATCGCCGGCGCCGGCATCGGCCGCTCCCTGGCCTCGCTCGGCGCCGATGTCCTGAACGTGTGGCGGGTCATGGAGTGGGAGCAGGATCCCCTGCTGGCCACCGCCAACGTCGGGGTCCGCTCCACCCGCCTCCCGGTCCGTGAACCGGCGGGACGGGAGCAGCTGTACGAACTCCTGCGGGGCGCCGACATCTTCTACGCCAACCGCCGCCCCGGCCTCCTCACCGAACTTGGCGTCGACGCCGACCAGGCCACGCGGGTGCGCCCCGGTCTGATCCACGTCACCGCCAGCGCCTTCGGCGAAGGGGGTCCGTGGGGCGCGCGCGTGGGCTTCGACCAGGTGGCCGGCACCGTCACGGGGATGGTCGCCGCCGAGGGCAGCCTGGCGGAGCCCCAGCTTCCGCCCACCTCGATCATCAACGACTATCTGGTCGCCTGGCTGGGCGCGACCGGCGCGATGGCCGCACTCGCCCGCCGGGCCGTCGAGGGCGGCAGCTACCGCGTCCATGTCTCCCTCACCCGTGCCGCGATGTGGGCCACCACGCTGGGCTACTTCGACTGGGACTATGTGCGGCGGACGGTCGGCACCGGCGGCGACCACGAACTGGTCGACCCGCAGTTGTTCACCTCGCTCACCCCGCTCGGCATCTACCAGGGCGTCACCGAGAACGTCACCCTGTCCCGGACCCCGCACCACTACATGAACGTCCTGTCCCCACGCGGCGCCGACCAGCCCGCCTGGCTGCCCCGGCCCCGGCGGCCCGATGTGTCCGCCATGCTGAAGATCCTCCGTGGCTGA
- a CDS encoding FadR/GntR family transcriptional regulator has protein sequence MATQEPSGAPSALTSSALAAIRRTSAVDTVRARISLAVDLGLLAPGERLPNVQVTAAALGVGEITVRRAFGTLEREGVVERRPGRTGGTFIAERPRRRTVAQVAAYREDSERVHRLIDERIVLEAGFAHLAAERLDRNGLDRLDQCIREMDAAESWAEFHASDQRFHLALAEGAGLSAALAMYQRVTGELYAYFLPYPMGYLRSSNEQHRAIRAALGARDATLAAGLLRDHVAELHHSMYVGLTDAAERGDDG, from the coding sequence ATGGCGACCCAGGAACCGTCCGGCGCACCGAGCGCCCTGACCAGCAGCGCCCTCGCCGCGATCCGCCGCACCAGCGCCGTCGACACCGTTCGGGCCCGAATCTCCCTGGCGGTCGACCTGGGCCTGCTGGCGCCCGGTGAGCGGCTGCCCAATGTCCAGGTCACGGCGGCGGCGCTCGGGGTCGGCGAGATCACCGTCCGCCGGGCCTTCGGCACCCTGGAGCGCGAAGGCGTGGTCGAGCGGCGCCCGGGGCGCACGGGCGGGACCTTCATCGCGGAGCGGCCCCGCCGCCGCACCGTGGCGCAGGTCGCCGCGTACCGGGAGGACAGCGAACGGGTCCACCGGCTGATCGACGAACGCATCGTGCTGGAGGCCGGTTTCGCGCATCTGGCCGCCGAGCGGCTCGATCGGAACGGGCTCGACCGGCTCGATCAGTGCATCCGGGAGATGGACGCGGCGGAGAGCTGGGCCGAGTTCCACGCGAGCGACCAGCGGTTCCATCTGGCCCTCGCCGAGGGCGCCGGGCTGTCCGCCGCCCTGGCGATGTACCAGCGGGTCACCGGGGAGCTGTACGCGTACTTCCTGCCGTACCCGATGGGCTATCTCCGCAGCAGCAACGAGCAGCACAGGGCCATCCGGGCCGCGCTCGGCGCACGGGACGCGACCTTGGCGGCCGGCCTCCTCCGGGACCACGTCGCCGAGCTCCACCACTCGATGTACGTCGGGCTCACGGATGCCGCCGAGCGGGGCGACGACGGCTGA
- a CDS encoding carbon-nitrogen hydrolase family protein, with protein sequence MARIHPWTPTSKALMKISGLQTAGTPGDVDANLHELEAACRRARAEGAELLITTELFVTGYDIGDAVRDLARTDLLSPAREIAASHGIALVLGAPEYDSGAYYNSAFFIDAAGAILGRHRKNHLFGELDRRYFTPGDLPAPVIDYAGVRIAMLICYDVEFPENVRSAALAGADLVAVPTAQMQPYEFIAEHLLRVRAWENQIYIAYVNHDGDEGSLRYVGRSSIVSPSATVLDSVEHGNRLLFATVESHTVRQARKANPYLADLRPDLFTPSARATKDPSC encoded by the coding sequence ATGGCTCGCATTCACCCCTGGACGCCCACTTCAAAGGCACTGATGAAGATCTCCGGACTGCAGACGGCGGGAACGCCCGGCGACGTCGACGCCAACCTCCACGAACTGGAGGCGGCGTGCCGCCGGGCCCGTGCCGAAGGCGCCGAACTGCTGATCACCACCGAGTTGTTCGTCACCGGCTATGACATCGGCGACGCCGTCCGGGACCTGGCCCGCACCGACCTGCTGTCACCGGCACGCGAGATAGCCGCCTCCCACGGCATCGCGCTCGTCCTCGGAGCGCCCGAGTACGACTCCGGCGCCTACTACAACAGCGCCTTCTTCATCGACGCGGCCGGAGCGATCCTCGGCCGGCACCGCAAGAACCATCTCTTCGGCGAGCTCGACCGCAGGTACTTCACCCCGGGCGACCTGCCCGCCCCCGTCATCGACTACGCGGGCGTCCGGATCGCGATGCTGATCTGCTACGACGTGGAGTTCCCCGAGAACGTGCGGTCCGCCGCCCTCGCCGGTGCGGACCTCGTCGCGGTCCCGACCGCCCAGATGCAACCGTACGAGTTCATCGCCGAGCACCTGCTGAGGGTGCGCGCCTGGGAAAACCAGATCTACATCGCCTACGTCAACCATGACGGCGACGAGGGTTCACTGCGCTACGTCGGCCGCAGCTCCATCGTGAGCCCGTCCGCGACCGTGCTGGACAGCGTCGAACACGGCAACCGGCTGCTCTTCGCGACCGTGGAATCACACACGGTCCGGCAAGCGCGCAAGGCCAATCCGTACCTGGCCGACCTCCGGCCAGACCTCTTCACTCCGTCCGCCCGCGCCACCAAGGACCCGTCATGCTGA
- a CDS encoding APC family permease: MLTDSDAHTSTRQPAHTNLSGRLGTGAIVFMVIAAAAPLTVVGGNVPLAIAGGPGAGAPVGFALASIILLVFAVGFVTMTPHVPQAGAFYAYATRGLGDRVGVGTAAVALVAYTAIQVGVYGYLGWAVNDVLHTFGGPTLPWWVWALAALGIVALLGYRHIDLSSKVLGVALVLEIVVVLVLDAGIFARGGAHGVNVESFTPHAAFSGPLGVAVLFAITGFIGFEATAVFRDEARDPERTIPRATYLAVLIIGAFYTLSCWALVLAAGTDDAPAVAQKTLDSQGNMLMDTAQAYVGTALRDVMQVLLLSSLFACVLSFHNVIARYTFTLARQDLLPARLGAVHSRHHSPSVSSVVQTVTALVLVVACAAIGLDPLVGVFGSMAGLATVGMILLMLITSVAVVVFFARNAQLSAGRPWQTRIAPLLAVAGLLTALWLVFSNFTLVTGGGVGVSIVLGVIPFLALIAGLIRGAQGSRGRM, translated from the coding sequence ATGCTGACCGACTCCGATGCGCACACATCCACCCGGCAACCGGCACACACGAATCTGTCGGGGCGGCTCGGCACCGGTGCCATCGTCTTCATGGTGATCGCCGCCGCCGCACCCCTGACGGTGGTCGGCGGCAATGTCCCGCTCGCCATCGCCGGTGGCCCCGGCGCCGGAGCCCCCGTGGGCTTCGCCCTCGCCTCGATAATCCTGCTGGTGTTCGCGGTCGGCTTCGTCACCATGACGCCCCACGTTCCGCAGGCCGGCGCCTTCTACGCCTACGCCACCCGTGGCCTGGGGGACCGCGTCGGAGTGGGCACGGCCGCTGTCGCGCTCGTCGCGTACACGGCGATCCAGGTCGGCGTCTACGGCTACCTGGGCTGGGCCGTCAACGATGTTCTGCACACCTTCGGCGGGCCCACCCTGCCCTGGTGGGTGTGGGCACTCGCGGCCCTGGGCATCGTGGCCCTCCTCGGCTACCGCCATATCGACCTCAGCTCCAAGGTCCTCGGTGTCGCACTCGTCCTGGAGATCGTGGTGGTGCTGGTCCTGGACGCGGGGATCTTCGCCAGGGGCGGCGCCCACGGTGTCAACGTCGAGTCGTTCACCCCGCATGCGGCGTTCTCCGGGCCGCTGGGCGTGGCCGTGCTGTTCGCGATCACCGGATTCATCGGCTTCGAGGCCACCGCCGTCTTCCGGGACGAGGCCCGTGACCCGGAGCGGACCATACCCCGGGCCACTTACCTCGCCGTCCTGATCATCGGCGCCTTCTACACGCTGTCCTGCTGGGCGCTGGTCCTGGCGGCGGGCACCGATGACGCCCCGGCCGTCGCCCAGAAGACCCTGGACAGCCAGGGCAACATGCTCATGGACACCGCCCAGGCCTACGTCGGCACCGCGCTGCGGGACGTCATGCAGGTACTGCTGCTCAGCAGCCTCTTCGCCTGCGTGCTGTCCTTCCACAACGTCATCGCCCGCTACACCTTCACCCTCGCCCGCCAGGACCTCCTCCCCGCACGGCTGGGCGCCGTCCACTCGCGCCACCACTCCCCGTCCGTCTCCTCGGTCGTCCAGACCGTCACCGCGCTGGTCCTGGTCGTCGCCTGCGCCGCCATCGGACTGGATCCGCTGGTGGGCGTCTTCGGCTCCATGGCGGGGTTGGCGACGGTGGGCATGATCCTGCTCATGCTCATCACATCCGTCGCCGTGGTCGTCTTCTTCGCGCGCAACGCCCAGCTCTCCGCGGGCAGGCCCTGGCAGACCCGGATCGCCCCGCTGCTGGCCGTGGCCGGACTGCTGACCGCGCTGTGGCTGGTGTTCTCCAACTTCACCCTCGTCACCGGTGGTGGCGTGGGCGTGAGCATCGTCCTCGGCGTCATCCCCTTCCTCGCGCTCATCGCCGGCCTGATCCGAGGGGCTCAGGGCTCGCGGGGGCGTATGTGA
- a CDS encoding AraC family transcriptional regulator, which yields MLERLNEALEHIESHLDQRIETAELARIAVTSEYHFRRLFSALAGIPLSEYIRRRRLTIAGAEVLAGERTLLEIAVRYGYGSGEAFARAFRAMHGVGPGDARRAGAVLRSQPRMSFRLVVEGSSSMRYRVVEKERFHVVGKKVRVPLVHEGVNPRIAEFIRGIDQETIGRITALSDQQPEGILGVSDNLDPSRAEGTELDYYHAVVTGAAAPEDLDELVVPAGTWAVFESSGPFPQALQHLWRDVFTQWFPSNPYQSRPGPEILRTRLSQDAAQADAELWIPVERTAV from the coding sequence GTGCTGGAGCGGCTGAACGAGGCCCTGGAACACATCGAGTCGCATCTCGATCAGCGGATCGAGACGGCCGAGTTGGCACGGATCGCGGTGACGTCGGAGTACCACTTCCGCCGGCTGTTCTCCGCGCTGGCGGGGATCCCGCTGTCGGAGTACATCCGGCGCAGGAGGCTCACCATCGCGGGGGCCGAGGTGCTCGCCGGGGAGCGGACGCTCCTGGAGATCGCGGTGCGCTACGGCTACGGCTCGGGCGAGGCGTTCGCGCGTGCGTTCCGGGCCATGCACGGTGTGGGGCCGGGCGACGCCCGGCGGGCAGGTGCCGTACTGCGCTCCCAACCGCGGATGTCCTTCCGCCTCGTTGTCGAAGGGAGCAGCAGCATGCGATACCGGGTCGTGGAGAAGGAGCGATTCCATGTGGTCGGCAAGAAGGTCCGGGTCCCGCTCGTCCATGAGGGGGTCAATCCGCGGATCGCGGAGTTCATCCGAGGCATCGACCAGGAGACGATAGGGCGGATCACCGCCCTGTCCGATCAGCAGCCGGAGGGGATCCTGGGCGTGAGCGACAACCTCGACCCGAGCCGGGCGGAGGGCACCGAACTCGACTACTACCACGCGGTGGTGACCGGAGCCGCCGCGCCGGAGGACCTGGACGAGCTCGTCGTCCCGGCGGGGACCTGGGCGGTCTTCGAGAGCTCCGGGCCGTTCCCGCAGGCGCTCCAGCATCTGTGGCGGGACGTCTTCACCCAGTGGTTCCCGTCCAATCCATACCAGAGCAGGCCGGGACCGGAGATTCTGCGCACCCGGCTGTCGCAGGACGCGGCGCAGGCGGACGCCGAGTTGTGGATCCCCGTGGAGCGGACCGCGGTCTGA